Proteins encoded in a region of the Candidatus Nezhaarchaeota archaeon genome:
- a CDS encoding orotidine 5'-phosphate decarboxylase, with protein MIEQPSPSNPVLQLALDFVDLDRAVEVAEEALRGGVDWLEVGTPLIKSEGLNAVREFRRRFQGRVIVADLKTIDTGAAEVEMASKAGADVVIVLGVADDSTVREAVDAARRYGSRVMVDLLNVEGPVERAWRLEELGVDYVCVHVGIDQQMKGVNPLEVLSKVASRSKVPVAIAGGINSETAAKAVELGASIVIVGGAITKAERAEEAARAIKQAMLSRRPVRTELYKKYGEEELEAAFLKASTPNISDAMHRRGEMKGVKPVTQGAKMAGRAFTVRTYPGDWAKPVEAIDQAPPGSVIVIDASGSDKAVWGELATWSCAVKGIRGVVVDGAVRDVDEIRKLGFPVFARHISPTAGDPKGFGEVGVEITCGGVRVRPGDWVIGDDNGVVVVPSEVAVEVANRALDVLEKENRVREEIRRGSTLSQVLRLKKWEKIIG; from the coding sequence TTGATTGAGCAGCCCAGCCCCTCAAACCCAGTCCTTCAGCTAGCCCTAGACTTCGTCGACCTAGACAGGGCGGTGGAGGTAGCTGAGGAAGCCCTGCGTGGAGGAGTAGACTGGCTAGAAGTGGGCACTCCTCTAATTAAGAGCGAGGGGCTTAACGCCGTTAGGGAGTTTAGGCGGAGGTTTCAGGGTAGGGTGATCGTCGCCGACTTAAAGACTATCGACACGGGGGCGGCTGAAGTAGAGATGGCCTCGAAGGCCGGGGCCGACGTGGTCATAGTCCTAGGCGTCGCTGACGACTCGACGGTAAGAGAGGCCGTAGACGCTGCCCGTAGGTATGGCTCTAGGGTCATGGTGGACCTCCTTAACGTCGAGGGCCCCGTTGAGAGGGCTTGGCGCTTAGAAGAGCTCGGGGTAGATTACGTATGTGTACACGTGGGCATAGACCAGCAGATGAAGGGGGTAAATCCGCTCGAAGTGCTCTCTAAAGTAGCTTCGCGAAGCAAGGTGCCGGTGGCGATAGCTGGCGGGATTAATAGCGAGACGGCGGCTAAGGCGGTTGAGCTGGGGGCTAGCATAGTCATAGTCGGAGGGGCGATTACTAAGGCTGAGAGGGCTGAGGAGGCTGCCAGAGCTATTAAGCAAGCCATGCTTTCAAGGAGGCCGGTGCGCACCGAGCTCTACAAGAAGTATGGCGAGGAGGAGCTGGAGGCCGCCTTCCTAAAGGCATCGACCCCGAACATCTCCGACGCCATGCATAGGAGGGGTGAGATGAAGGGGGTGAAGCCAGTAACCCAAGGCGCTAAGATGGCCGGGAGGGCCTTTACTGTCAGAACCTACCCAGGCGACTGGGCTAAGCCCGTTGAGGCCATAGACCAAGCTCCGCCGGGCAGCGTCATAGTGATCGACGCCTCGGGTAGCGATAAGGCGGTTTGGGGGGAGCTGGCTACGTGGAGCTGCGCAGTCAAAGGTATTAGGGGGGTTGTGGTGGACGGGGCAGTGAGGGACGTCGACGAGATAAGGAAGCTCGGCTTCCCAGTCTTCGCCCGCCACATTAGCCCTACGGCCGGCGACCCCAAGGGCTTCGGGGAGGTAGGAGTAGAGATAACTTGCGGAGGGGTTAGAGTAAGGCCTGGGGACTGGGTTATTGGGGACGACAACGGCGTTGTCGTGGTGCCCAGCGAGGTAGCAGTAGAGGTAGCTAACAGGGCCCTAGATGTCTTAGAGAAGGAGAACAGGGTGAGGGAGGAGATTCGTAGAGGAAGCACGCTCTCACAGGTATTGAGGTTGAAGAAGTGGGAGAAGATCATAGGGTGA
- the mgtE gene encoding magnesium transporter, which produces MSRPNQRDLELLYKRLRELIDQGRVEEAAEAFDSLDPPSAYAIVVRLGDDERYRLLTKSNLTSLLEVLDKLPDDVLYEILVVKGVGSLPKILSSLPIDEAADVLRRLPPRYRNKIIEAMPKELSDEVVKLLKYPPESVGSVMTPQVPVFNWNVKVGDAIASYVSRDKLGLYDRHHYIYVVDDGGGLVGWVDVKSFLTKPRDSLLKAYAQKPPVVVDVLEDREHAVRAALKYDLSEVPVVNENGKFLGVVTLDDVLDVLVTEYSEDLLKYGGFIETVRGSYIAAPPLRLTLKRIPMILYLYLMNAITGTIVASFADIIERVAILAAFLPMLADNSGNIGAQSSTIILRGLALGELRLSKSDILRVLFKEMLVSTFMLILLGPMAFAIAFGVVMFITASMSSALNVASIVLVALVISCYIADMVGAFLPIALAKLSVDPAVASAPLITTIGDIATVATYFWVAVSLLATVAA; this is translated from the coding sequence ATGAGCCGCCCCAATCAGAGAGACCTAGAGCTACTCTACAAGAGGCTCCGCGAGCTAATCGACCAAGGCCGTGTGGAGGAGGCGGCCGAGGCCTTCGACTCCCTAGACCCTCCGTCAGCCTACGCAATCGTAGTTAGGCTGGGGGACGATGAGAGGTACAGGCTCCTCACTAAGTCGAACCTGACCAGCCTACTAGAGGTCTTAGACAAGCTACCGGACGACGTGCTCTACGAGATCCTAGTTGTTAAAGGCGTAGGCTCGCTGCCTAAGATCCTAAGCTCCCTCCCCATAGATGAGGCCGCAGACGTGCTGAGGAGGCTGCCGCCTAGGTATAGGAACAAGATAATCGAGGCCATGCCCAAGGAGCTCTCCGATGAAGTGGTGAAGCTACTCAAGTACCCGCCAGAGAGCGTCGGGAGCGTCATGACCCCTCAGGTCCCCGTCTTTAACTGGAACGTCAAGGTGGGCGACGCGATAGCGAGCTACGTCTCACGGGATAAGCTCGGGCTCTACGATAGGCACCACTACATATACGTAGTGGACGACGGCGGCGGGCTGGTGGGGTGGGTGGACGTAAAGTCCTTCCTAACTAAGCCCAGGGACAGCCTACTGAAGGCCTATGCTCAAAAGCCGCCGGTGGTCGTAGACGTACTGGAGGATAGGGAGCACGCAGTTAGAGCCGCCTTAAAGTACGACTTATCGGAGGTGCCTGTGGTAAACGAGAACGGGAAGTTCCTAGGCGTAGTGACCCTAGACGACGTACTAGACGTCTTGGTGACAGAGTACTCTGAGGACCTATTGAAGTACGGAGGCTTCATAGAGACGGTTAGAGGGAGCTACATAGCTGCGCCTCCGCTAAGGCTGACGCTGAAGAGGATCCCGATGATACTCTACCTATACTTAATGAATGCCATCACAGGGACCATAGTCGCTTCGTTCGCTGACATTATAGAGAGGGTAGCTATTTTAGCGGCCTTCCTCCCGATGCTTGCTGATAACTCAGGTAACATAGGCGCCCAGTCCTCAACCATAATCCTGAGGGGCTTGGCTCTAGGGGAACTTAGGCTCTCGAAGAGCGATATCCTCAGGGTGCTATTTAAAGAAATGCTGGTAAGTACGTTCATGCTCATCCTCCTAGGGCCCATGGCCTTCGCGATAGCCTTCGGGGTGGTCATGTTCATTACGGCGAGCATGAGCTCGGCGCTAAACGTAGCCTCGATAGTCCTCGTGGCGCTAGTCATCTCCTGCTACATTGCCGATATGGTGGGGGCCTTCCTACCGATAGCGCTAGCTAAGCTTAGCGTTGACCCAGCCGTGGCATCAGCGCCCTTAATAACAACCATCGGGGACATAGCGACGGTGGCCACCTACTTCTGGGTGGCTGTGTCCCTGCTGGCTACGGTAGCAGCTTAA
- the mfnA gene encoding tyrosine decarboxylase MfnA: protein MEEEGVKASKVLAELKERLKEDATYSSGRILGSMCTKPHPLARKVFYRYMEKNLGDPGLFKATAEIEREAVSMLAKLLHCPSDAGFIVSGGTEANILALWSAREATGRRKVIAPATAHASIAKAASMLRMELIEAPVTEDGAVDVGAVERLASQEVAAVVGVAGSTDLGSVDPIRELSEVSLRHGAQLHVDAAFGGLVLPFLRELGYPVPDFDFKVPGVCSVTVDPHKMGMAPIPAGGILFRSWDLAKPTATYLPYLSGGGATLFTLTGTRPGASALAVWALFKHLGREGYRKVVAKCMELTSYLANEVEKVDGARLVRRPLMNVVGIAFDNYPAEAVASKLRQLGWAVSTARGFLRIVVMPHVRRSHVDRFIRDLRRTLREPP, encoded by the coding sequence TTGGAGGAGGAGGGCGTTAAGGCCTCGAAGGTACTGGCTGAGCTTAAGGAGAGGCTGAAGGAGGATGCGACGTACTCTTCAGGGAGGATCCTGGGCTCGATGTGCACGAAGCCACACCCCCTCGCTAGAAAAGTGTTCTATAGGTACATGGAGAAGAACCTAGGAGACCCAGGGCTCTTCAAAGCCACCGCTGAAATAGAGCGGGAAGCAGTATCGATGCTAGCTAAGCTGCTCCACTGCCCAAGCGACGCAGGCTTCATAGTATCGGGGGGCACGGAGGCCAATATCCTAGCGCTCTGGTCAGCGAGAGAGGCCACGGGCAGGCGTAAGGTAATAGCGCCAGCCACCGCGCACGCGTCTATAGCCAAGGCGGCCTCTATGCTTAGAATGGAGCTAATCGAGGCCCCGGTGACGGAGGACGGGGCGGTCGACGTAGGCGCCGTGGAGCGCTTAGCGAGCCAGGAAGTAGCCGCTGTCGTCGGCGTAGCTGGCTCTACAGATCTAGGAAGCGTCGACCCGATCAGGGAGCTCAGCGAGGTCTCCTTGAGGCATGGGGCTCAGCTACACGTAGACGCAGCTTTCGGAGGCCTCGTCCTACCCTTCCTAAGAGAGCTAGGCTACCCAGTGCCGGACTTCGACTTCAAGGTTCCAGGAGTATGCTCAGTAACCGTCGACCCCCACAAGATGGGGATGGCACCCATACCAGCGGGAGGGATCCTATTTAGAAGCTGGGATCTAGCTAAGCCTACAGCTACCTACCTACCTTACTTAAGCGGGGGAGGGGCTACTCTATTTACGCTAACTGGAACAAGGCCGGGCGCCTCAGCTCTAGCCGTCTGGGCTCTGTTTAAACACCTGGGCAGGGAGGGCTATAGGAAGGTAGTCGCTAAGTGCATGGAGCTCACCTCCTACCTCGCCAATGAGGTGGAGAAGGTCGATGGGGCTAGGCTGGTTAGGAGGCCCTTAATGAACGTAGTCGGCATAGCCTTCGACAACTACCCCGCCGAGGCGGTGGCCTCTAAGTTAAGGCAGCTGGGCTGGGCAGTATCTACAGCTAGAGGGTTCCTTAGGATAGTGGTCATGCCCCACGTCAGGAGGAGCCACGTAGATAGGTTCATCAGGGACTTGAGGAGGACGCTTCGAGAGCCGCCCTAG
- a CDS encoding 2-dehydropantoate 2-reductase: MRALVMGAGSIGSLFAGFLAKQGWHVAIVARRAHVEAVRARGLRVEGPLSSFTVRVEAYEDASYIKGGFDLVLITVKAYDTGQASLQVKHLVKLGAVPLCLQNGLGVEREASRLLETRVFRAVTNNGALLSEPGLVKHTGAGETVISTGHPALEKFADALNASGLPARVVEDMEGAVWLKTLINAGINPLGALTGLRNGELLEAGWLRELMRRVVEEGWMVASKKGVELSEDPVEAAFRVAKATAGNKNSMLQDLEKGRRTEVDYINGAIAREAEELGIEAPLNKALTLLIKAMEARPWRS, translated from the coding sequence TTGAGGGCCCTGGTCATGGGGGCTGGCTCCATAGGCAGCCTCTTCGCCGGCTTCTTAGCTAAGCAGGGGTGGCACGTAGCGATAGTGGCTAGGAGGGCCCACGTAGAAGCCGTGAGAGCCAGGGGGCTGAGGGTAGAGGGGCCCCTGAGCTCCTTCACCGTCAGGGTGGAGGCTTACGAAGACGCTAGCTACATTAAGGGGGGCTTCGACTTAGTGTTGATAACGGTCAAGGCGTACGACACCGGGCAGGCCTCGCTCCAAGTCAAGCACTTAGTTAAGCTAGGAGCTGTGCCTCTATGCCTTCAGAACGGGCTTGGAGTAGAGCGAGAAGCCTCGCGGCTCTTAGAAACTAGGGTGTTTAGGGCGGTGACTAACAACGGAGCTTTGCTAAGCGAGCCTGGCCTAGTTAAACACACGGGGGCCGGGGAGACCGTAATAAGCACCGGGCACCCAGCCCTAGAGAAGTTCGCCGACGCCTTAAACGCGTCGGGGCTGCCGGCTAGGGTGGTCGAGGACATGGAGGGGGCTGTGTGGCTAAAGACTCTAATTAACGCTGGGATAAACCCCCTAGGGGCCTTGACCGGGCTGAGGAACGGAGAGCTCCTCGAAGCTGGGTGGCTTAGGGAGCTAATGAGGAGGGTGGTGGAGGAGGGATGGATGGTGGCCTCGAAGAAAGGGGTGGAGCTGAGCGAAGACCCGGTAGAGGCGGCGTTTAGAGTAGCTAAGGCTACCGCTGGCAATAAGAACTCAATGCTCCAAGACCTGGAGAAAGGGAGGAGGACCGAGGTAGACTACATTAACGGAGCGATAGCTAGAGAGGCTGAGGAGCTAGGCATCGAGGCGCCTCTAAACAAGGCGCTGACCCTCCTGATAAAGGCGATGGAGGCGCGGCCATGGAGGAGCTAG
- a CDS encoding 4-phosphopantoate--beta-alanine ligase: MEELEVPLSHPRAESLRIRHRLIEGFRRGLVAEAGLIAHGRGEALDYLLGEATQPFAVEAAKAGVAYLLLAERPVVSVNGNAAALVAEDLVKLAKVVGARLEVNLFYRSYEREALIASELRKAGAEEVLGVGEAASATIPELHSHRRRVDPRGILAADVVLVPLEDGDRTEALRRMGKVVVAVDLNPLSRTAKAANVTVVDNIVRAVPLMVKLAEEMRSWSREELRKVADAYDNEGALSQALLSIKSRLSSLAGLGSLL; this comes from the coding sequence ATGGAGGAGCTAGAGGTCCCGCTGAGCCATCCTAGAGCTGAGTCCTTGAGGATTAGGCATAGGTTAATCGAGGGCTTTAGGAGGGGGCTCGTGGCTGAGGCGGGGCTAATAGCCCACGGGAGGGGGGAGGCGCTAGACTACCTCCTAGGCGAAGCCACCCAGCCCTTTGCGGTTGAAGCAGCTAAGGCTGGGGTAGCCTACCTACTGCTAGCTGAGAGGCCGGTGGTCTCAGTTAACGGTAACGCCGCTGCGCTCGTGGCCGAGGACTTAGTTAAGCTAGCTAAAGTAGTAGGGGCGAGGCTGGAGGTCAATCTGTTCTATAGGAGCTATGAGAGAGAGGCGCTAATTGCCAGCGAGCTTAGAAAGGCGGGGGCTGAGGAGGTATTAGGAGTAGGCGAGGCTGCCTCAGCCACGATACCTGAGCTACACAGCCATCGTAGGCGCGTAGATCCTAGGGGGATACTGGCGGCCGACGTGGTCTTAGTCCCATTAGAGGATGGGGACCGCACAGAGGCGCTTAGGAGGATGGGTAAGGTGGTAGTAGCCGTGGACCTAAACCCCTTAAGTAGGACGGCTAAGGCTGCTAACGTCACGGTGGTCGACAACATAGTTAGAGCCGTGCCGCTCATGGTTAAGCTAGCCGAGGAAATGAGGAGCTGGAGCAGGGAGGAGCTGAGGAAGGTAGCGGATGCCTATGATAACGAGGGGGCGCTCTCCCAAGCCCTGCTCTCTATTAAGTCTAGGCTAAGCAGCTTAGCTGGCCTAGGCTCTCTCCTGTAG